The following is a genomic window from Nisaea sediminum.
AGACCCGCATCCGCATGCCGGGGATCTGGTTCAGCTTGCGCCGGATCTCCGACATGATCTCCTGCTGCGAGCGCGACCGCGCCTCCCAGGACGCGAGCGGGGCCGAGATATAGACCCGGTTCAGGTCCCAGCGTCCGACGACGGTATAGACCGATGTGATCTCGCCGCTGTCGACATAGGGCTGCAGGACCGCCTCCATGAGGTCGGCCTGCTTGTTGCTGTATTCGAGACCGACGCCGTCCGGACCGGTTCCCAAGATGTAGATCCGGCCTCGGTCTTCGGAGGGCAGAAGCTCCTGATCGAGCGCCTTGAAGGTAACCCAGGCACCAGCTGCCACCGCGAGCGACACCGCGATGACGATGACCGGAACCGACAGTGTCGCCCTCAGCGTCGCCCCGTAGACCCGCGCCAGCATGTCTCCGATCCGCCCCATGAAGGTGCGCAGCCCGATCCGGTCCTCGCCGGCAGCCGCGAGCCGGGCCGAGAGCGCGGGCACCAGCGTGAGCGCGACGAAAGAGGAGATCAGCACCGCGATGGCCAGCACGAAACCGAATTCGCGGAACAGCCGCCCCGCCGTGCTCGGCAGGAAGGAGATCGGCACGAAGACGGAAATCAGGGTCGCCGTGGTCGCGACGACGGCGAAAAACACCTGACGGGTGCCGAGCACCGCGGCTGCCCTTCCGCCAAGGCCTTGGGCGCGCCGGCGCTGGATGTTTTCAAGCACGACGATGCTGTCGTCGACGATCAGGCCGGTCGCCAGAACGAGGGCGAGCAGGGTCAGGATGTTGATCGAGAAGCCGAAGGCCCAGATCGCCGCGACGGAGCCGATCAGAGCGACCGGAATGGCGATGCAGGGCACAAGCGTCGCCGCCGGCGAGCCGAGAAAGACCCAGAGCGTGACGATGACGATGAGCACCGCCAGCAGCAGGGTAAAGAGAACCTCTGAAACCGATCCCTCGATGAAGAGCGCATCGTCGGAGGTGACCATCACCTCAAGATTGTCGAAACGCTTGTTCAGGGTGGCGACCGCCTTGTGCACGGCCTTCGAGATCTCGATCGTGTTGGACTGCGCCTGCCGCACGATGCCGAGACCGATGGTTTCCTCGCCGTTGACCCGGACGAGGCTTTCCGGATCCTCCGGCCCGAAAAAGACCTGCGCCACGTCGCCGACGCGGACGGCGCCCCGGATGATGATATCCTCGACCTCCTTCGCCGATTCCACCGTCGCGTTGGCACGGACCAGCAATTCCTGGTCGAGCGATGCGAAACTGCCGGCCGGAATGTCGAAGGGCGCGTTCTTCAGCGCCGCGATGACGTCGGCGATCGAAAGCGCGAAGGCGCTCAGCCGCATCGGGTCGAGCACGACGCGCAGCAGACGCGACCGTTCGCCGTAAAGGTTCACGTCAGCCACGCCGTCGATCGAGATCAGTTCCGGGATCACGTCATTCTCGACGATCCGGGTCAGATCGTCATCCGTGAGCCCATGGCCGGAAACCGCAAGCTGCATGATCGGGCTCGCGTCGGCGTCGGCCTTGATCACCGTCAGCTGTTCGACATTCTCCGGCAGTTCCCGCTGCACCCGGCTGACCGCCTCGCGCACGTCCGAGGCCGCGACGTCGAGATCGGCGGAGGGACTGAATTCGGCATGCAGTCGGAAATTGTTCTCCTCGCTGGAGGAACGGATGCGCTGCACCCCGTTGACGCGCGCGACCGCGCCCTCGACGAGGCTTGTCACCTCGCTGTCCATGGTCTCCGGCGAGGCGCCGTCGAGAATGCCGCGCACCGAAACGA
Proteins encoded in this region:
- a CDS encoding efflux RND transporter permease subunit encodes the protein MIPGSGGSENDLPSLSVRRPWLALVLNLLIALAGVAAILAVEVRELPNVDRPIVSVRGILDGASPETMDSEVTSLVEGAVARVNGVQRIRSSSEENNFRLHAEFSPSADLDVAASDVREAVSRVQRELPENVEQLTVIKADADASPIMQLAVSGHGLTDDDLTRIVENDVIPELISIDGVADVNLYGERSRLLRVVLDPMRLSAFALSIADVIAALKNAPFDIPAGSFASLDQELLVRANATVESAKEVEDIIIRGAVRVGDVAQVFFGPEDPESLVRVNGEETIGLGIVRQAQSNTIEISKAVHKAVATLNKRFDNLEVMVTSDDALFIEGSVSEVLFTLLLAVLIVIVTLWVFLGSPAATLVPCIAIPVALIGSVAAIWAFGFSINILTLLALVLATGLIVDDSIVVLENIQRRRAQGLGGRAAAVLGTRQVFFAVVATTATLISVFVPISFLPSTAGRLFREFGFVLAIAVLISSFVALTLVPALSARLAAAGEDRIGLRTFMGRIGDMLARVYGATLRATLSVPVIVIAVSLAVAAGAWVTFKALDQELLPSEDRGRIYILGTGPDGVGLEYSNKQADLMEAVLQPYVDSGEITSVYTVVGRWDLNRVYISAPLASWEARSRSQQEIMSEIRRKLNQIPGMRMRVYSPNSLNLRSAGGGLEVALVGNDYLRLFEVAQKLARAIEDRLPNLSDVRISYQPTQPQLSVKIDRRRASDLGVDLDDLADVLQVNIDGLEVADLNVRDETIPIRLEAIGGAINDPTDLINLYVRTDRGKLIPISSLVTLKEEGVAAELDRHVQRRAVEIDADLKPGMPLGDAVRAVEALADEILPGDVSLILLGEAEALEETSHEVAITYGIAIIVVFLVLVAQFESVTSAAIVVLTVPFGIAAAIYALLLTGTSVNIYSQIGLVMMIGLMAKNGILMVEFADQLRDRGFSVRQAAERAALVRLRPIAMTMVSTVLGGLPLILSSGPGAEARSAIGWVVFGGLGLAAVFTLYLTPVLYVVLARLSSARADAAGKLEREMSEAKHIPDIAEAEEQPAE